In Kitasatospora sp. NA04385, a single genomic region encodes these proteins:
- a CDS encoding L-rhamnose mutarotase: protein MKRVAQVIGLRPEKEAEYRELHRAVPAPVIDRLRRSHIANYSIHLFGDRLFSYFEYHGDDLAADLALVAEDPATRDWWRLTAPCQRPLAGAGAGEWWALMEQVFLME from the coding sequence GTGAAGCGCGTCGCGCAGGTCATCGGCCTGCGGCCCGAGAAGGAGGCGGAGTACCGGGAACTGCACCGGGCCGTCCCCGCGCCGGTCATCGACCGGCTGCGGCGCTCCCACATCGCCAACTACTCGATCCACCTGTTCGGGGACCGGCTGTTCAGCTACTTCGAGTACCACGGCGACGACCTGGCCGCCGACCTGGCGCTGGTGGCCGAGGACCCGGCCACCCGGGACTGGTGGCGGCTCACCGCCCCCTGCCAGCGGCCACTGGCCGGGGCCGGGGCCGGCGAGTGGTGGGCGTTGATGGAGCAGGTGTTCCTCATGGAGTAG
- a CDS encoding amidohydrolase, translated as MTVIDAHHHLWDLAVRDQGWIEGPALAPLRRSFLRPELEAEARGAGVAATVLVQTVTVAEETPEFLALAADSSLIGAVVGWTDLTSPGVADELARLRALPGGGLLRGIRHQVQGEADPDWLTRPEVLRGLRAVEAAGLVYDLLVLPHQLPAAVRAAAAVPGLTFVLDHLGKPPIASGATEPWAGHIRELAALPNTVGKLSGLVTEADWGSWSVRDLRPYADTALDAFGPRRLMFGSDWPVSTLAAGYGEVVSATGELLAALSPAEREEVWAGTARRVYRPTPAAGR; from the coding sequence ATGACCGTGATCGACGCCCACCACCACCTGTGGGACCTCGCCGTCCGCGACCAGGGGTGGATCGAGGGGCCCGCCCTCGCGCCGCTGCGGCGGTCGTTCCTGCGGCCCGAGCTGGAGGCGGAGGCGCGCGGTGCCGGGGTGGCGGCCACCGTGCTGGTGCAGACCGTCACCGTGGCCGAGGAGACGCCCGAGTTCCTCGCCCTGGCCGCGGACAGCTCCCTGATCGGCGCGGTCGTCGGCTGGACCGACCTGACCTCGCCCGGCGTCGCCGACGAGCTGGCCCGGCTGCGCGCGCTGCCGGGCGGCGGACTGCTGCGCGGCATCCGGCACCAGGTCCAGGGGGAGGCGGACCCGGACTGGCTGACCCGGCCGGAGGTGCTGCGGGGGCTGCGCGCGGTCGAGGCGGCCGGGCTCGTCTACGACCTGCTGGTCCTGCCGCACCAACTGCCGGCGGCGGTCCGGGCGGCGGCCGCGGTCCCCGGCCTGACCTTCGTCCTCGACCACCTGGGCAAGCCCCCGATCGCGTCGGGCGCCACCGAGCCGTGGGCCGGGCACATCCGCGAACTGGCCGCGCTGCCGAACACGGTGGGCAAGCTCTCCGGCCTGGTGACCGAGGCCGACTGGGGGTCGTGGAGCGTGCGCGACCTGAGGCCGTACGCCGACACCGCGCTCGACGCCTTCGGGCCCCGGCGGCTGATGTTCGGCTCCGACTGGCCGGTGAGCACGCTGGCGGCGGGCTACGGCGAGGTGGTGTCGGCCACCGGGGAACTCCTCGCCGCGCTCTCCCCCGCCGAGCGGGAGGAGGTGTGGGCCGGGACCGCCCGGCGGGTCTACCGTCCGACGCCCGCCGCTGGACGGTAG
- a CDS encoding ABC transporter permease → MPFWVNQRLGLLVLVVALAALFGTLRPAFFNEKLVLFPLLRDVCTLTVVALAQLTVLSIGHMNLAVGRMAAFGAFFAGFGYDRLGLPLVLGLLLCLAAGCAVGAATGWIIARTGVNSFVVTLAVDFVLLGLVSLLYSALTENAAFTTRPAGLAELRSASLADVCLDRVCGSAAVPQIAQFTLLALLGLGFLYARTRMGRELLLTGANPAAAELSGIPTGRRIVLAHALSGLLAALAGFTAAVGTGTFRASIGDDFMLPSFLGAVLGGTLLTGGVVSVLGALLGTSLVSVIRKGLDLLGVGLESLNIYLGCVLLLALSADRVRTVVSYRKVVRST, encoded by the coding sequence CTGCCGTTCTGGGTCAACCAGCGGCTCGGCCTGCTCGTCCTGGTCGTGGCGCTCGCCGCGCTGTTCGGCACGCTGCGGCCCGCGTTCTTCAACGAGAAGCTGGTGCTCTTCCCGCTGCTGCGGGACGTCTGCACGCTCACCGTGGTGGCGCTGGCCCAGCTGACGGTGCTCTCCATCGGGCACATGAACCTCGCCGTCGGGCGGATGGCCGCCTTCGGCGCGTTCTTCGCCGGGTTCGGCTACGACCGGCTCGGCCTGCCGCTGGTGCTCGGGCTGCTGCTGTGCCTGGCGGCCGGCTGCGCCGTCGGGGCCGCCACCGGCTGGATCATCGCCCGCACGGGGGTGAACTCCTTCGTCGTGACGCTGGCCGTGGACTTCGTCCTGCTGGGCCTGGTCTCGCTGCTCTACTCGGCCCTCACCGAGAACGCCGCGTTCACCACCCGCCCCGCCGGGCTGGCGGAACTGCGCTCCGCCTCGCTGGCCGACGTCTGCCTGGACCGGGTCTGCGGCTCCGCGGCCGTCCCGCAGATCGCCCAGTTCACCCTGCTCGCCCTGCTCGGCCTCGGCTTCCTGTACGCCCGCACCCGGATGGGCCGCGAACTGCTGCTCACCGGCGCCAACCCGGCCGCCGCCGAACTGTCCGGCATCCCCACCGGCCGCCGGATCGTGCTGGCCCACGCGCTGTCCGGGCTGCTCGCCGCGCTCGCCGGGTTCACGGCCGCCGTCGGCACCGGCACCTTCCGGGCGTCCATCGGCGACGACTTCATGCTCCCCTCGTTCCTCGGCGCGGTCCTGGGCGGGACGCTGCTCACCGGCGGCGTCGTCTCCGTCCTCGGCGCCCTGCTCGGCACCTCGCTGGTGAGCGTGATCCGCAAGGGTCTCGACCTGCTCGGCGTCGGCCTGGAGAGCCTCAACATCTACCTCGGCTGCGTCCTGCTGCTGGCCCTGTCCGCGGACCGGGTGCGCACCGTGGTGTCCTATCGCAAGGTGGTGCGCTCCACATGA
- a CDS encoding sugar ABC transporter ATP-binding protein codes for MSGSGSQDVLLECEDVVKVFPGVRALDGVRLRLTAGSVHALLGENGAGKSTLIKVITGVHPPDGGRLLRDGRELRPRSPLEAARAGIGVVHQERNLIPGFSVAENITLQDPPSRRGLIDREAMTAPALRCLSELGLDLDPHLPVRELSVAQQQLVEIAKALHTESRVLLLDEPTASLSPQEAEHLFEVVRRLTARGTCVVFVSHKLEEVFAICDTVTVLRDGRSVLESAPLAEHTQDEVVALMVGRAHTVADMTPRTVDASAAPALSLAGLSTAAGHRDVSLDVRPGEIVGLYGLVGAGRSELVKAVLGLDRVTGGEIRVYGEVARIGSPRQALHRYGIGYLTENRKEEGVFLEQPIHRNITVTVWKKLAKALGYVSSRKEREVAQDLVDRLGIRISGLEQNAGELSGGNQQKVSLAKWLAADTRLLIVDEPTVGVDVRTKHAFHELIWELARGGLPILLISSDLAEMVTLADRVVVMAGHRVRGEVANDHDYDRMSGRIIRVIHDRPAPAGAAKGAAS; via the coding sequence ATGAGCGGGTCCGGGTCGCAGGACGTCCTGCTGGAGTGCGAGGACGTCGTCAAGGTCTTTCCGGGCGTGCGCGCCCTCGACGGCGTCCGGCTGCGGCTGACCGCCGGCTCCGTGCACGCCCTGCTGGGCGAGAACGGCGCGGGGAAGTCCACCCTGATCAAGGTGATCACCGGCGTGCACCCGCCCGACGGCGGCCGGCTCCTGCGGGACGGGCGGGAGCTGCGCCCGCGCTCGCCCCTGGAGGCCGCCCGCGCCGGCATCGGCGTCGTCCACCAGGAGCGCAACCTGATCCCCGGCTTCTCGGTCGCGGAGAACATCACCCTGCAGGACCCGCCCTCGCGCCGGGGCCTGATCGACCGCGAGGCGATGACCGCCCCGGCCCTGCGCTGCCTGTCCGAACTGGGGCTGGACCTCGACCCGCACCTCCCGGTGCGGGAGCTGTCGGTGGCCCAGCAGCAGCTGGTGGAGATCGCCAAGGCGCTGCACACCGAGAGCCGGGTGCTGCTGCTCGACGAGCCGACCGCCTCGCTCTCGCCGCAGGAGGCCGAGCACCTCTTCGAGGTGGTGCGGCGGCTCACCGCCCGCGGGACGTGCGTGGTCTTCGTCAGCCACAAGCTGGAGGAGGTCTTCGCGATCTGCGACACCGTCACCGTCCTGCGCGACGGCCGCTCGGTGCTGGAGTCGGCGCCGCTCGCCGAGCACACCCAGGACGAGGTGGTCGCCCTCATGGTCGGCCGCGCCCACACGGTGGCGGACATGACCCCGCGCACCGTGGACGCCTCCGCCGCCCCGGCACTCTCGCTCGCCGGGCTCTCGACGGCCGCGGGCCACCGGGACGTCTCGCTGGACGTCCGCCCGGGCGAGATCGTCGGGCTCTACGGCTTGGTCGGGGCCGGCCGCAGCGAGCTGGTCAAGGCCGTCCTCGGCCTCGACCGCGTCACCGGCGGGGAGATCCGGGTGTACGGCGAGGTCGCGAGGATCGGCTCCCCGCGCCAGGCGCTGCACCGGTACGGCATCGGCTACCTGACCGAGAACCGCAAGGAGGAGGGCGTCTTCCTGGAGCAGCCCATCCACCGCAACATCACCGTGACGGTGTGGAAGAAGCTGGCGAAGGCCCTCGGTTACGTCTCCTCCCGCAAGGAGCGGGAGGTCGCGCAGGACCTGGTGGACCGGCTCGGCATCCGGATCTCCGGCCTGGAGCAGAACGCCGGCGAGCTGTCCGGCGGCAACCAGCAGAAGGTGAGCCTGGCGAAGTGGCTGGCGGCCGACACCCGGCTGCTGATCGTGGACGAGCCGACCGTCGGCGTGGACGTGCGCACCAAGCACGCGTTCCACGAGCTGATCTGGGAGCTGGCCCGCGGCGGGCTGCCGATCCTGCTGATCAGCAGCGACCTCGCCGAGATGGTCACCCTGGCCGACCGGGTCGTCGTCATGGCGGGCCACCGGGTGCGCGGCGAGGTGGCCAACGACCACGACTACGACCGGATGAGCGGCCGGATCATCCGCGTCATCCACGACCGCCCGGCTCCGGCCGGCGCTGCGAAGGGAGCGGCCTCGTGA
- a CDS encoding ABC transporter permease gives MTVFQGRGAAALPALRRFSRSTTTTLLGVVLVGYAALGVTSSGTFFEGPSVRTFLQYLATPVLIGLAQMVALCVGQLNLAVGALGGFTACLMGVLMADSGVPAGLAVLIGVLTATLIGLGTGVFVVATRINGFIVTLGVMTILLGAQYRLSGTRTVDGYSPGLRDLGRAAPLNVPLVFVTALAAAALLAAFMYRTVPGRRLLAAGGNPLAARLSGISTDRQIVLAHTLSGLLVGIAALTATASLPGVNRSVGGDWLLPSFAAPIIGGVALTGGSVAVLGTVLAAFVMRLIDTARAQYSLDPSWVNFLIGLVVLGTVVGGRVHQARVAQRGKEPSGAPPAPPAPSAPPAPPAPPASAGGTLPQTGGAR, from the coding sequence ATGACCGTGTTCCAGGGGCGCGGGGCGGCCGCCCTGCCCGCGCTGCGCCGCTTCTCCCGTTCCACCACGACGACGCTGCTGGGCGTGGTGCTCGTCGGCTACGCCGCCCTCGGCGTCACGTCCTCGGGCACCTTCTTCGAAGGGCCCTCCGTCCGGACGTTCCTGCAGTACCTCGCCACCCCCGTCCTGATCGGGCTGGCCCAGATGGTGGCCCTGTGCGTCGGGCAGCTCAACCTGGCCGTGGGCGCGCTGGGCGGCTTCACCGCCTGCCTGATGGGCGTGCTGATGGCCGACAGCGGCGTGCCCGCCGGCCTCGCCGTGCTGATCGGCGTGCTGACCGCCACCCTGATCGGGCTGGGGACGGGCGTGTTCGTGGTCGCCACCCGGATCAACGGGTTCATCGTCACGCTCGGCGTCATGACCATCCTGCTCGGGGCGCAGTACCGGCTCTCCGGGACGCGCACGGTCGACGGCTACTCGCCCGGCCTGCGCGACCTCGGCCGGGCCGCCCCGCTGAACGTCCCGCTGGTCTTCGTGACGGCGCTCGCCGCGGCCGCGCTGCTCGCCGCGTTCATGTACCGCACCGTCCCGGGACGGCGGCTGCTGGCCGCCGGCGGCAACCCGCTCGCGGCCCGGCTGTCGGGGATCTCCACCGACCGGCAGATCGTGCTCGCGCACACCCTGTCCGGGCTGCTCGTCGGCATCGCCGCGCTGACCGCCACCGCCTCGCTGCCCGGCGTCAACCGCAGCGTCGGCGGCGACTGGCTGCTGCCCAGCTTCGCGGCCCCCATCATCGGCGGCGTCGCGCTGACCGGCGGCTCGGTGGCGGTCCTCGGGACGGTGCTGGCGGCGTTCGTGATGCGCCTGATCGACACCGCCCGGGCGCAGTACTCGCTCGACCCGAGCTGGGTGAACTTCCTGATCGGGCTGGTCGTGCTCGGCACCGTGGTCGGCGGCCGGGTCCACCAGGCCCGCGTCGCCCAGCGGGGGAAGGAGCCCTCGGGCGCTCCGCCCGCTCCGCCCGCACCGTCCGCACCGCCCGCACCGCCCGCACCGCCCGCGTCCGCCGGCGGCACCCTGCCGCAGACGGGAGGCGCACGATGA
- a CDS encoding GntR family transcriptional regulator: MPAHDPLVHDDRAGAGSPDPAPVRQPLADSVYEDVKALIMDHEIAPGARVGIEALSRRLDVSPTPVREALARLESDGLVVKRSLSGYRATELLTRQGVEELFEMRLLLEPRAAALAAVNADEPQLDAIEAIQEEMEAHPGPAGPYAAYRGFAALDQRFHDAVAVAAARPLLLDAVERLHAHLHVFRLSSLPFEDDPTLAEHERVVRAILRRNGERAAEAMKDHLARSLERQLSRFEAR, encoded by the coding sequence ATGCCGGCGCATGACCCGCTCGTCCACGACGACCGGGCCGGGGCGGGCAGCCCGGATCCGGCACCGGTCCGCCAGCCGTTGGCGGACAGCGTCTACGAGGACGTCAAGGCCCTGATCATGGACCACGAGATCGCCCCGGGCGCCCGGGTCGGTATCGAGGCGCTCTCCCGACGGCTCGACGTCTCGCCGACCCCGGTCCGGGAGGCGCTGGCCCGGCTGGAGTCCGACGGCCTGGTGGTCAAGCGCTCGCTCTCCGGGTACCGGGCGACCGAACTGCTCACCCGGCAGGGCGTGGAGGAGCTGTTCGAGATGCGGCTCCTCCTGGAGCCGCGCGCCGCGGCCCTGGCGGCGGTGAACGCCGACGAGCCCCAGCTCGACGCCATCGAGGCCATCCAGGAGGAGATGGAGGCCCACCCCGGCCCCGCCGGGCCGTACGCGGCCTACCGCGGTTTCGCCGCGCTGGACCAGCGGTTCCACGACGCGGTCGCGGTCGCCGCCGCCCGGCCGCTGCTCCTGGACGCGGTCGAGCGGCTCCACGCCCACCTGCACGTCTTCCGGCTCAGCAGCCTCCCCTTCGAGGACGACCCGACCCTGGCCGAGCACGAACGGGTGGTGCGCGCGATCCTGCGCCGCAACGGCGAGCGGGCCGCCGAGGCGATGAAGGACCACCTCGCCCGCAGCCTGGAGCGCCAGCTCAGCCGGTTCGAGGCGCGCTGA
- a CDS encoding mandelate racemase/muconate lactonizing enzyme family protein: protein MTIITSATALLADIAVETDRTDAVQSFVKQETILVTLTTTDGLAGTGYAYTIGTGGSSVLALLRDHLLPLLAGKDARNVEGLWQGLFGLTRATTTGAITSLALAAIDTALWDLRCKRAGEPLWRLAGGHRREIPVYDTEGGWLHLGTDELVKSALAAQAAQFSGVKIKVGKPRAAEDAERLRAVREAVGPGLHLMTDANQSQSLSSAVRLAAALEPYDPYWLEEPMPADDVSGHARLARSTAVPIAVGESMYAPMQFRNYLERGAASIVQVDVARVGGITPWLKVAHLAEAFNVEVCPHFLMELHVSLVAAVPNGAYVEYIPQLRAVTRTELTVRDGLAVAPDEPGIGIDWDLDALDLRRVA, encoded by the coding sequence ATGACCATCATCACGAGCGCGACGGCCCTGCTGGCCGACATCGCGGTGGAGACCGACCGCACCGACGCGGTGCAGTCGTTCGTCAAGCAGGAGACGATCCTCGTCACCCTGACCACCACCGACGGCCTCGCGGGCACCGGCTACGCCTACACGATCGGCACCGGCGGCAGCTCCGTCCTGGCGCTGCTGCGCGACCACCTGCTGCCGCTGCTGGCCGGGAAGGACGCCCGCAACGTCGAGGGGCTCTGGCAGGGGCTGTTCGGCCTGACCCGCGCCACCACCACCGGCGCCATCACCTCGCTCGCCCTCGCCGCGATCGACACCGCGCTGTGGGACCTGCGCTGCAAGCGGGCCGGCGAGCCGCTGTGGCGGCTGGCCGGCGGCCACCGCCGGGAGATCCCGGTCTACGACACCGAGGGCGGCTGGCTGCACCTCGGCACCGACGAACTGGTGAAGTCGGCCCTGGCCGCGCAGGCCGCGCAGTTCTCCGGCGTCAAGATCAAGGTCGGCAAGCCGCGCGCCGCCGAGGACGCCGAGCGCCTGCGCGCCGTGCGCGAGGCGGTGGGGCCCGGCCTGCACCTCATGACCGACGCGAACCAGTCGCAGTCGCTCTCCTCCGCCGTCCGGCTCGCCGCCGCCCTCGAACCGTACGACCCGTACTGGCTGGAGGAGCCGATGCCCGCCGACGACGTCAGCGGGCACGCGCGGCTCGCCCGCTCGACGGCGGTGCCGATCGCGGTCGGCGAGTCGATGTACGCGCCGATGCAGTTCCGCAACTACCTGGAGCGGGGCGCCGCCTCGATCGTGCAGGTCGACGTGGCCCGGGTCGGCGGCATCACCCCGTGGCTGAAGGTGGCCCACCTGGCGGAGGCCTTCAACGTCGAGGTGTGCCCGCACTTCCTGATGGAGCTGCACGTCAGCCTGGTCGCCGCCGTCCCCAACGGCGCGTACGTGGAGTACATCCCGCAGCTGCGCGCGGTCACCCGCACCGAGCTGACCGTCCGGGACGGGCTGGCCGTCGCCCCGGACGAGCCCGGCATCGGGATCGACTGGGACCTGGACGCCCTCGACCTGCGGAGGGTGGCGTGA
- a CDS encoding glycoside hydrolase N-terminal domain-containing protein, whose protein sequence is MSRPSPTPPPADANGLSRRGLLRASAAAGALFALASLPEFAPAAAAVTRPGTLSLVPEADAVTLRYPGPGTEGRIIEEGLPIGNGRLGALVTGDPSHDVLILSDATLWTGHANAALQSDGQFPYAESSFGSFGMLAKAYLDLPAHTASAISGYRRTLDLSNGLVTATYQLGGTTYRREVFSSHPDDVIVVRLTQSGGGSYTGSLTLAGTRGESVTSNPGTAEASFAAALPNALAYAALVRAAGTGGTVSATGTKVTFSGCTEVVLVLSGGTNYKADASVQYKDTALVPLTVARAKAAQAAAVAGSALLATHVADFRSLAGRMTVDLGASSAAQRALDTPARLAARAAAGSAPDPELEAAYLQFGRYLTITGSRGSLPTNLQGLWVDSNQPPWFSDYHTDINLQMNYWLPDRVGLPECFDAFTDYCLAQLPGWQATTANLFQDSRNRFRNTSGRVAGWTLGISANIWGGDGWWWHPAGNAWICNSLYEHYEYTLDDAHLARIYPLLKGACEFWESRLVTTTVAGREVLVDDHDWSPEHGPEDALGITYAQELVWELFGHYGTAAAKLGRDAAYAATVAGLRAKLYLPQVSATSGWLEEWMSDGNLGETAHRHLSPLVGLFPGDRINLQDSPDTLVRGATKLLEARGLASYGWASAWRALCWARLKHADKAYDLVTSVLKPTGTAAAGTAINLFDMYRYGSGYIFQIDGNFGTPAAMVEMLVQSRPGRVELLPALPKAWAASGSVTGLGLRGGLSLDLRWQSGQVTGATVRGAAGRTTTLAYGDWSQQVTVPASGSVTVAPPAQHTVFQLVNRKSGRALDVQGGSTAAGAPVIQYTPSSAANQQFLFTPVGGGVYEICTTHTAPALALGISGGGSADGAKLIQWQSLHDTNMQWKLTDTGDGYVVVTCLRSGKVLGVTGDSTANGATIEQQTANGGTGQQWRRIGR, encoded by the coding sequence ATGTCCCGTCCTTCCCCCACCCCGCCCCCCGCCGACGCGAACGGGCTGTCGCGCCGCGGACTGCTGCGCGCGTCCGCCGCCGCGGGCGCCCTGTTCGCCCTCGCCTCACTGCCGGAGTTCGCCCCGGCCGCCGCCGCCGTGACCCGGCCCGGCACCCTGTCGCTCGTCCCGGAGGCCGACGCGGTCACCCTCCGGTACCCGGGCCCCGGCACGGAGGGCAGGATCATCGAGGAGGGCCTGCCGATCGGCAACGGCCGACTCGGCGCCCTGGTCACCGGCGACCCGTCCCACGACGTGCTGATCCTCTCCGACGCGACGCTGTGGACCGGCCACGCCAACGCCGCCCTCCAGTCGGACGGGCAGTTCCCCTACGCGGAATCCAGCTTCGGCAGCTTCGGGATGCTGGCGAAGGCGTACCTCGACCTGCCCGCCCACACCGCGTCCGCGATCAGCGGCTACCGCCGCACCCTCGACCTGAGCAACGGCCTGGTGACCGCCACCTACCAGCTCGGCGGGACGACCTACCGGCGCGAGGTGTTCTCCAGCCACCCCGACGACGTGATCGTGGTGCGCCTGACCCAGAGCGGCGGCGGCAGCTACACCGGCTCGCTGACGCTGGCCGGGACGCGCGGCGAGAGCGTGACCTCGAACCCGGGCACCGCCGAGGCCTCGTTCGCGGCGGCGCTGCCCAACGCCCTGGCGTACGCCGCCCTGGTCAGGGCGGCCGGCACCGGCGGCACCGTCTCCGCGACCGGCACGAAGGTGACGTTCAGCGGGTGCACCGAGGTCGTGCTGGTGCTCTCCGGCGGCACGAACTACAAGGCGGACGCCTCCGTCCAGTACAAGGACACCGCGCTGGTGCCGCTCACCGTCGCGCGCGCCAAGGCCGCGCAGGCCGCCGCCGTCGCCGGCTCGGCGCTGCTCGCCACGCACGTGGCCGACTTCCGGTCCCTGGCCGGGCGGATGACGGTCGACCTCGGCGCCTCCAGCGCCGCCCAGCGAGCGCTGGACACCCCGGCCCGGCTCGCCGCACGGGCCGCCGCCGGCTCTGCCCCCGACCCCGAACTCGAAGCCGCCTACCTGCAGTTCGGCCGCTACCTGACGATCACCGGCTCCCGGGGCAGCCTCCCGACCAACCTCCAGGGCCTGTGGGTCGACAGCAACCAGCCCCCGTGGTTCAGCGACTACCACACCGACATCAACCTGCAGATGAACTACTGGCTGCCCGACCGGGTCGGCCTGCCCGAGTGCTTCGACGCGTTCACCGACTACTGCCTCGCCCAGCTGCCCGGCTGGCAGGCGACGACCGCGAACCTGTTCCAGGACTCCCGCAACCGCTTCCGCAACACCTCCGGCCGGGTCGCCGGCTGGACGCTGGGCATCAGCGCCAACATCTGGGGCGGCGACGGCTGGTGGTGGCACCCCGCGGGCAACGCCTGGATCTGCAACTCGCTCTACGAGCACTACGAGTACACCCTGGACGACGCCCACCTGGCGCGGATCTACCCGCTGCTCAAGGGCGCCTGCGAGTTCTGGGAGTCCCGGCTGGTCACGACGACCGTGGCGGGCCGCGAGGTGCTGGTCGACGACCACGACTGGTCGCCCGAGCACGGCCCCGAGGACGCCCTCGGCATCACGTACGCCCAGGAACTGGTCTGGGAGCTGTTCGGCCACTACGGCACCGCCGCCGCCAAGCTCGGCCGGGACGCCGCCTACGCCGCCACCGTCGCCGGGCTGCGCGCCAAGCTCTACCTGCCCCAGGTCAGCGCCACCAGCGGCTGGCTGGAGGAGTGGATGAGCGACGGCAATCTGGGCGAGACCGCCCACCGCCACCTGTCCCCGCTGGTGGGCCTCTTCCCCGGCGACCGGATCAACCTCCAGGACTCCCCCGACACGCTGGTCCGGGGCGCCACCAAGCTGCTGGAGGCCCGGGGCCTGGCCAGCTACGGCTGGGCCAGCGCCTGGCGGGCCCTGTGCTGGGCCCGGCTGAAGCACGCCGACAAGGCGTACGACCTGGTGACCTCGGTGCTGAAGCCGACCGGCACCGCCGCCGCCGGCACGGCGATCAACCTGTTCGACATGTACCGCTACGGGAGCGGCTACATCTTCCAGATCGACGGCAACTTCGGCACCCCGGCCGCGATGGTCGAGATGCTGGTGCAGTCCCGGCCCGGGCGGGTCGAGCTGCTGCCCGCGCTGCCCAAGGCGTGGGCGGCGAGCGGCTCGGTCACCGGGCTGGGCCTGCGCGGCGGGCTCAGCCTCGACCTGCGCTGGCAGTCCGGCCAGGTCACCGGCGCCACCGTGCGGGGCGCGGCCGGCCGGACGACCACGCTCGCCTACGGCGACTGGAGCCAGCAGGTGACCGTCCCCGCCTCCGGGTCGGTGACGGTCGCGCCGCCCGCGCAGCACACCGTCTTCCAGCTGGTCAACCGCAAGTCCGGCCGGGCGCTCGACGTGCAGGGCGGCTCGACCGCCGCGGGCGCCCCGGTCATCCAGTACACGCCGAGCTCCGCGGCGAACCAGCAGTTCCTGTTCACCCCGGTCGGCGGCGGCGTGTACGAGATCTGCACCACGCACACCGCCCCCGCCCTGGCGCTGGGCATCAGCGGCGGCGGGTCGGCCGACGGCGCGAAGCTGATCCAGTGGCAGTCGCTGCACGACACGAACATGCAGTGGAAGCTCACCGACACCGGCGACGGCTACGTCGTGGTCACCTGCCTGCGCAGCGGCAAGGTGCTGGGCGTCACCGGCGACTCGACGGCCAACGGCGCGACGATCGAGCAGCAGACCGCCAACGGCGGCACCGGCCAGCAGTGGCGGCGCATCGGCAGGTGA
- a CDS encoding substrate-binding domain-containing protein produces the protein MTFRRSAVSAAAALTLLALASTACTVKSADTSAPTGGAATHGGKGSAELADGSKTKIALVPGGAHPYFQPWKQAGADAEKSLGLGDVTYDETSEWDQQKQNNLLSTLAARGYNAFGVFGVSPTDINTTFADLKSQGFAVASLASCPAGGKNEADFCLSTDVEVAAYKAAQATIEAMGGQGTLVHLTGNNVDANTQLRIKGVQKAVQETGGKVTLLQTTTDIDKDLQTAQKAVADLLAAKGDQIQGIVSTAYNPAVAAAEAVHESGAKVKVVAIDDDAKILSAIKDGSVSATVVQNPVGQAKIGAWALALLQSKQCAMAEPGKVVDSGSFVVTKENVDTYDEARKAKTAELKKQFADEYLSCG, from the coding sequence ATGACCTTCCGTAGATCCGCGGTGTCCGCCGCCGCCGCCCTCACCCTGCTGGCCCTCGCCTCGACGGCCTGCACCGTGAAGTCCGCCGACACCTCCGCCCCGACCGGCGGCGCGGCCACCCACGGCGGCAAGGGCTCCGCCGAACTCGCCGACGGCTCCAAGACCAAGATCGCCCTGGTGCCCGGCGGCGCCCACCCCTACTTCCAGCCGTGGAAGCAGGCCGGGGCCGACGCCGAGAAGTCCCTCGGACTGGGCGACGTCACCTACGACGAGACCTCCGAGTGGGACCAGCAGAAGCAGAACAACCTGCTCTCGACGCTCGCCGCCCGCGGCTACAACGCCTTCGGCGTCTTCGGCGTCTCGCCCACCGACATCAACACCACCTTCGCCGACCTCAAGTCGCAGGGCTTCGCCGTGGCGTCGCTCGCCTCCTGCCCCGCCGGCGGCAAGAACGAGGCCGACTTCTGCCTCTCCACCGACGTCGAGGTCGCCGCCTACAAGGCCGCCCAGGCCACCATCGAGGCGATGGGCGGCCAGGGCACGCTCGTCCACCTGACCGGCAACAACGTCGACGCCAACACGCAGCTGCGGATCAAGGGCGTGCAGAAGGCCGTGCAGGAGACCGGCGGCAAGGTGACCCTGCTGCAGACCACCACCGACATCGACAAGGACCTCCAGACCGCGCAGAAGGCGGTGGCCGACCTGCTGGCCGCCAAGGGCGACCAGATCCAGGGCATCGTCTCGACCGCGTACAACCCGGCGGTCGCCGCCGCCGAGGCCGTCCACGAGTCCGGCGCGAAGGTCAAGGTGGTGGCGATCGACGACGACGCCAAGATCCTCTCCGCGATCAAGGACGGCTCGGTGAGCGCCACCGTCGTGCAGAACCCGGTGGGCCAGGCGAAGATCGGCGCCTGGGCGCTCGCGCTGCTGCAGAGCAAGCAGTGCGCGATGGCCGAGCCCGGCAAGGTCGTCGACTCGGGCTCCTTCGTCGTCACCAAGGAGAACGTCGACACCTACGACGAGGCGCGCAAGGCCAAGACCGCGGAGCTGAAGAAGCAGTTCGCCGACGAGTACCTCTCCTGCGGCTGA